The following proteins come from a genomic window of Flavobacteriaceae bacterium MAR_2010_188:
- a CDS encoding Isoleucyl-tRNA synthetase produces MTKFPEYKGLDLPNVATEILEYWKQNNIFEKSVSTREDGKPFVFFEGPPSANGLPGVHHVLARAIKDIFPRYKTMKGFQVKRKAGWDTHGLPIELGVEKELGITKEDIGKIISVEDYNEACKKAVMRYTDVWNDLTEKMGYWVDMEDPYITYKPKYMETVWWLLKEIYNKKLLYKGYTIQPYSPKAGTGLSSHELNQPGTYQDVTDTTVVAQFKAIEETLPDFLKDEGDIYFLAWTTTPWTLPSNTALTVGPKIDYVLVETYNQYTFEPINVVLAKKLVNYQFSGKFERVESKPELLNYKADDKKIPYYVVKEFVGKDLVGIKYEQLLKYALPYENPANAFRVIAGDFVTTEDGTGIVHTAPTFGADDAMVAKQAQPEIPPMLVKDENGNLVPLVDLQGKFRPEMKELAGKYVKNEYYDEGQEPERSVDVEIAIDLKTENKAFKVEKYKHSYPNCWRTDKPILYYPLDSWFIKVTDIKDRMHQLNTTINWKPKSTGEGRFGNWLANANDWNLSRSRYWGIPLPIWRSEDGKEEICIGSVEELKTEMAKAVAAGVLEKDIFENFEIGDMSEANYDTIDLHKNIVDEIMLVSKSGKPMKREADLIDVWFDSGSMPYAQWHYPFENKDKIDSGDSFPADFIAEGVDQTRGWFYTLHAIATMVFDSVAYKNVVSNGLVLDKNGQKMSKRLGNAADPFTTLETYGADATRWYMIANANPWDNLKFDIEGIEEVKRKFFGTLYNTYSFFTLYANLDNFNYSEADIEISERPEIDRWILSELNTLIQKVDEYYADYEPTKAARAISDFTQDYLSNWYVRLSRRRFWKGDYQKDKISAYQTLYTCMLTIAKLGAPIAPFFMDRLYQDLNKVTSKERFESVHLSTFPEFKSSFVDKSLERKMENAQTISSLVLSLRAKERIKVRQPLQKIMIPVNSEAEKAEILEVENLIKSEVNVKEVEVLLDASDIIVKQIKPNFKTLGPKFGKDMKQIVAAISRFTEADIKNIEQNDTFHVELNGKKVTLERSDVEITSQDIEGWLVANSGSLTVALDVTINEDLRSEGIARELVNRIQNLRKDSGFEITDRILVSLEKDVDLKDAIEKNLEYIKTETLTERIDILESVESGINIAFDEVKTKLSIQKY; encoded by the coding sequence ATGACAAAATTTCCTGAATATAAAGGACTTGACCTTCCGAACGTAGCAACCGAAATTCTAGAATATTGGAAACAGAACAATATTTTCGAAAAAAGTGTGAGCACTCGAGAAGATGGTAAGCCATTTGTTTTCTTTGAAGGTCCGCCATCTGCAAACGGACTTCCTGGTGTTCACCATGTTCTGGCTAGAGCCATAAAGGATATTTTTCCGCGGTATAAAACGATGAAAGGTTTTCAAGTTAAGAGAAAAGCTGGTTGGGATACACATGGATTGCCAATAGAACTTGGTGTAGAAAAAGAATTGGGAATTACTAAGGAAGATATCGGGAAAATTATTTCAGTAGAAGATTATAATGAGGCTTGTAAAAAAGCCGTGATGAGGTACACCGATGTTTGGAACGACCTCACCGAAAAAATGGGGTATTGGGTAGATATGGAAGATCCATATATTACCTATAAGCCTAAATACATGGAAACCGTCTGGTGGCTTTTAAAGGAGATTTACAATAAAAAACTTTTATATAAAGGGTATACAATTCAACCTTATTCGCCAAAAGCGGGTACTGGGCTAAGTTCTCATGAGCTTAATCAACCAGGTACTTATCAGGATGTAACCGATACCACAGTGGTTGCTCAATTTAAGGCGATAGAAGAAACGCTTCCTGATTTTCTTAAGGATGAAGGCGATATCTATTTCTTAGCTTGGACCACCACTCCTTGGACCCTTCCAAGCAATACCGCATTAACGGTAGGGCCTAAAATCGATTATGTCTTAGTTGAAACTTACAATCAATATACCTTTGAACCTATAAATGTAGTATTGGCTAAAAAATTGGTCAACTATCAATTTTCAGGAAAGTTCGAAAGAGTAGAAAGCAAACCAGAACTTCTAAACTATAAAGCCGACGATAAAAAGATTCCATATTACGTAGTTAAGGAATTTGTCGGGAAGGATTTGGTCGGCATTAAATACGAACAACTACTTAAATATGCGCTTCCTTACGAAAATCCGGCCAACGCCTTTAGGGTGATTGCAGGCGATTTTGTAACCACGGAAGACGGAACTGGGATTGTACATACTGCACCTACTTTTGGAGCAGATGATGCCATGGTGGCTAAACAAGCTCAGCCAGAAATTCCGCCGATGTTGGTAAAGGATGAAAACGGAAATCTTGTTCCTCTAGTTGATCTTCAAGGGAAGTTTAGACCAGAAATGAAGGAGCTCGCCGGCAAGTACGTTAAGAATGAATACTATGATGAAGGACAGGAACCAGAGCGTTCTGTTGACGTTGAGATTGCCATAGATTTAAAAACAGAAAATAAGGCCTTTAAGGTCGAAAAATATAAGCATAGTTATCCCAATTGTTGGAGAACCGATAAACCGATTTTATACTATCCATTAGATTCTTGGTTTATAAAAGTGACCGATATAAAGGATAGGATGCATCAACTTAATACTACGATTAATTGGAAGCCTAAATCTACCGGGGAAGGCCGATTTGGTAACTGGTTGGCAAATGCAAACGATTGGAATCTTTCACGTTCTAGATACTGGGGAATTCCATTGCCAATTTGGCGGTCAGAAGATGGTAAAGAAGAAATCTGTATTGGTTCGGTTGAAGAATTAAAAACCGAAATGGCCAAAGCCGTTGCGGCTGGAGTTTTAGAAAAGGATATTTTCGAGAATTTTGAAATAGGGGATATGTCCGAAGCTAATTACGATACTATTGATCTTCACAAGAATATCGTAGATGAAATAATGCTGGTTTCAAAATCGGGCAAACCTATGAAACGAGAAGCAGACCTGATCGATGTTTGGTTCGATTCTGGTTCTATGCCTTATGCACAGTGGCATTATCCGTTTGAGAATAAGGATAAGATAGATTCTGGAGATTCATTTCCGGCTGATTTTATTGCAGAGGGAGTTGATCAGACCAGAGGTTGGTTCTACACCCTTCATGCCATTGCAACGATGGTTTTTGACTCAGTAGCTTATAAAAATGTCGTTTCTAATGGATTGGTTTTAGATAAGAACGGTCAAAAGATGTCTAAGCGTTTAGGAAATGCTGCAGATCCGTTTACCACTCTAGAAACCTATGGTGCCGATGCAACCCGTTGGTACATGATTGCCAATGCAAATCCTTGGGATAATTTAAAGTTTGATATCGAAGGAATCGAGGAGGTTAAACGTAAGTTCTTTGGGACTTTATATAATACCTATTCGTTTTTTACTTTATACGCCAACCTAGATAATTTCAATTATTCTGAAGCTGATATCGAAATTAGTGAACGACCAGAAATAGACCGTTGGATACTTTCAGAATTAAATACCTTGATCCAAAAGGTAGACGAATATTATGCAGACTATGAGCCAACAAAGGCAGCAAGAGCGATTTCGGATTTTACCCAGGATTATCTTAGTAATTGGTACGTTAGGTTAAGTAGAAGACGTTTCTGGAAAGGCGATTATCAAAAAGATAAAATCTCTGCCTATCAGACTTTGTATACCTGTATGCTTACAATTGCCAAGCTTGGTGCGCCAATTGCACCGTTTTTTATGGATCGCTTGTACCAAGATCTTAACAAAGTAACGTCTAAAGAACGCTTCGAAAGTGTGCATCTTTCAACCTTTCCAGAATTTAAATCCAGTTTTGTGGATAAGTCTTTAGAAAGAAAAATGGAAAATGCCCAAACTATTTCATCCTTAGTGCTTTCTTTAAGAGCGAAAGAGCGCATAAAAGTTAGGCAGCCATTACAGAAAATAATGATTCCTGTTAATTCTGAAGCTGAAAAAGCTGAAATACTTGAAGTGGAAAATCTCATAAAATCCGAGGTTAATGTTAAGGAAGTTGAAGTTTTGTTGGATGCTTCAGACATTATCGTAAAACAGATAAAGCCGAATTTTAAGACTTTGGGTCCAAAATTCGGGAAGGATATGAAGCAAATCGTTGCCGCAATTTCACGATTCACCGAAGCCGATATCAAAAATATCGAGCAAAACGACACTTTTCACGTTGAATTAAATGGAAAAAAGGTTACTTTAGAACGCTCGGATGTGGAGATAACCTCACAGGATATCGAGGGTTGGCTCGTAGCAAATTCGGGTTCTTTAACGGTTGCCTTAGATGTAACCATCAACGAGGACTTGAGGAGCGAAGGCATCGCCAGAGAATTGGTAAATAGGATACAGAACCTTCGAAAAGACTCGGGTTTTGAGATAACTGACCGCATTTTGGTTTCCTTGGAAAAAGATGTAGATCTTAAGGATGCGATTGAGAAAAATTTAGAATATATTAAAACTGAAACTTTAACCGAAAGAATAGATATTTTGGAAAGTGTGGAAAGCGGTATAAATATTGCTTTCGATGAGGTCAAGACAAAATTGTCTATTCAAAAATACTAA
- a CDS encoding Uncharacterized conserved protein codes for MATLPVEMKEIAKHFIGRVDKIDFPLLNLFDIDVKIDTGAYTSAIHCSFIKEEGETLICTFDSKGHPNFSGKTVTFARFSRTDVKSSNGTVENRYKIKSEVVIFGKKYKINLTLSTRDDMKFPVLIGRQFLAKKFLVDVDQENMSYNTKPKQEIIK; via the coding sequence TTGGCTACCTTGCCAGTCGAAATGAAGGAAATCGCAAAACACTTTATTGGTAGAGTCGATAAAATAGACTTTCCCTTATTGAATTTATTCGATATCGATGTAAAAATCGACACTGGCGCGTATACTTCGGCCATTCATTGTTCATTCATCAAAGAAGAAGGCGAGACCTTAATCTGTACTTTCGACAGCAAAGGCCATCCAAATTTTAGCGGAAAAACCGTAACCTTTGCCAGATTTTCGAGAACTGATGTAAAGAGCAGCAACGGAACCGTAGAGAATAGATACAAGATAAAATCCGAAGTTGTAATCTTTGGAAAAAAATACAAAATCAACTTAACTTTAAGCACAAGAGACGATATGAAATTCCCTGTATTGATTGGCCGCCAGTTTTTGGCCAAGAAATTTTTGGTAGATGTAGACCAAGAAAATATGTCCTATAATACAAAGCCAAAGCAGGAAATCATTAAATGA
- a CDS encoding transcriptional regulator, TraR/DksA family, protein MGVETNVRYSDKDLAEFKVILKEKINKAEHDLELIKSAYMNDHNNGTDDTSPTFKAFEEGSETMSKEANSQLAIRQEKFIRDLRNALIRIENKTYGICRVTGKLINKDRLKLVPHATLSIEAKNMQ, encoded by the coding sequence ATGGGAGTAGAAACCAACGTAAGATATTCTGATAAGGATCTTGCAGAATTCAAAGTAATTCTTAAGGAGAAGATAAATAAAGCTGAACACGATTTAGAGCTGATCAAAAGTGCCTATATGAATGATCATAACAACGGTACCGATGATACTTCTCCGACGTTTAAAGCTTTTGAGGAAGGTAGTGAAACTATGAGCAAGGAAGCAAACTCACAACTTGCCATTAGACAGGAGAAATTTATTAGGGATTTAAGAAATGCTCTTATAAGAATCGAGAACAAGACTTACGGTATTTGCCGTGTAACTGGTAAACTTATCAATAAAGATAGGCTTAAGTTGGTGCCACATGCCACGTTGAGCATCGAGGCGAAAAATATGCAATAA
- a CDS encoding 5-formyltetrahydrofolate cyclo-ligase, producing the protein MTKAQLRSKYIEKRNQLSLQELDDFSLKIANKLLELNIWDFSYYHIFLPIESKREVNTEFIINILAGKDKNIILPKSDFKSRNLEHILLTDNTRISPNKYGIPEPEEGIEIQISKIEVVFVPLLAYDKSGNRVGYGKGFYDIFLQNCRSETIKIGLSYFEAEEIIAEVSELDIPLDFCVTPERIYDFKNS; encoded by the coding sequence TTGACAAAGGCGCAACTAAGGAGTAAGTACATAGAAAAGCGAAATCAATTAAGCCTTCAAGAGTTAGATGATTTTAGTTTGAAGATTGCCAACAAACTTTTAGAACTCAACATCTGGGATTTTTCTTATTATCATATTTTTCTTCCTATCGAGAGCAAGCGAGAAGTCAACACAGAATTCATCATAAATATTTTAGCCGGCAAGGACAAGAATATTATCCTCCCAAAAAGCGATTTTAAATCCAGAAACTTGGAACATATTCTGCTTACCGATAATACTAGGATTTCCCCAAATAAATATGGAATACCAGAGCCGGAAGAGGGGATCGAAATCCAAATTTCTAAGATTGAAGTTGTTTTTGTTCCGCTGTTAGCCTACGATAAAAGCGGAAACCGCGTAGGATATGGTAAAGGTTTTTACGATATCTTTTTGCAAAATTGCAGAAGCGAAACTATTAAAATTGGTCTCTCCTATTTTGAAGCAGAAGAAATCATTGCTGAAGTTAGCGAACTGGATATCCCGCTAGACTTTTGCGTAACACCTGAAAGAATTTATGATTTTAAAAATTCCTAG
- a CDS encoding Excinuclease ABC subunit C, with the protein MVKPSLELQLKTLPDQPGVYQYFDKDGRILYVGKAKNLKKRVSSYFNKIQDSGRTRVMVRKIETIKHIVVITETDALLLENNLIKKHQPRYNVMLKDDKSYPWICIKNERFPRVFSTRRVIRDGSEYFGPYTSMKTVKTLLGLIKGLYHIRTCNYKLTEANIEAGKFKVCLEYHLGNCKGPCEALQSAEDYHGNIEDIRGILKGNFKDSLTGFREQMKDLASEMRFEEAQRIKEKINILENYQSKSTVVNPKISNVDVFSIVSDQAYAYVNFLQLSYGSIIRSHTLEIKKKLEETDQELLELAITEIRQRFHSNSKEIYVPFELESGEEIKVTVPKLGDKKRILELSTRNAKFYRIEQLKQVKIVDPDRHVNRIMAQMKADLRLSEEPRHIECFDNSNIQGSNPVAACVVFKDGKPSKKDYRHFNIKTVDGPDDFASMEEVVYRRYRRLLEEDESLPQLIIIDGGKGQLSSALKSLEILGLRKKIAIIGIAKRLEELFYPDDPIPLYLDKKSETLKIIQQLRNEAHRFGIEHHRNRRSKGALRNELEEIPGIGEQTVVALMKKFKSVKRVKNAKISELEEVVGLSRAKKIEAFYAEK; encoded by the coding sequence ATGGTAAAACCTTCACTAGAATTACAACTTAAAACACTGCCAGACCAACCTGGGGTTTATCAATATTTTGATAAGGATGGTAGGATACTTTACGTAGGTAAGGCAAAGAATCTTAAAAAAAGGGTAAGCTCTTATTTCAATAAAATTCAAGATTCTGGCCGTACCCGAGTGATGGTCAGAAAGATTGAAACGATTAAACATATTGTCGTCATCACGGAAACCGACGCGCTTTTATTAGAAAACAATCTTATAAAAAAACATCAGCCCCGGTATAACGTGATGCTGAAAGACGACAAATCCTATCCGTGGATCTGTATTAAAAACGAACGTTTTCCACGAGTTTTTTCTACCAGACGAGTTATCCGGGATGGGTCAGAATATTTTGGTCCATATACAAGTATGAAAACCGTTAAGACCCTTCTGGGACTTATAAAAGGACTTTATCATATCCGAACCTGCAATTATAAATTAACGGAAGCTAATATTGAAGCAGGGAAATTCAAAGTGTGTTTAGAATATCATCTTGGTAATTGTAAAGGTCCCTGTGAAGCCTTGCAAAGTGCGGAAGATTACCACGGAAACATAGAAGATATCCGCGGAATCTTAAAAGGAAATTTTAAGGATTCCTTGACTGGTTTTCGGGAACAGATGAAGGATTTAGCCTCAGAGATGCGGTTTGAAGAAGCCCAACGCATCAAGGAAAAGATAAATATCCTTGAAAATTATCAGTCTAAATCTACCGTGGTTAATCCTAAAATTAGCAACGTGGATGTCTTTTCCATTGTTAGTGATCAGGCTTATGCTTACGTTAATTTTCTTCAACTTTCTTATGGTTCCATTATACGTTCGCATACTTTAGAAATAAAGAAAAAGCTCGAAGAAACCGACCAAGAACTATTGGAACTGGCAATTACTGAGATTAGACAAAGATTTCATTCTAATTCAAAAGAAATCTATGTTCCGTTTGAGCTAGAATCAGGTGAAGAAATTAAAGTTACGGTTCCTAAACTCGGTGATAAAAAAAGGATTTTGGAATTATCTACCAGAAATGCAAAATTCTATAGAATAGAGCAGCTTAAACAGGTCAAGATTGTTGACCCAGACCGCCATGTCAATAGAATAATGGCTCAGATGAAAGCAGATTTACGTTTGAGCGAAGAACCACGACACATTGAGTGTTTTGATAATTCAAATATTCAAGGTTCTAATCCCGTAGCAGCTTGTGTAGTTTTTAAAGATGGTAAGCCTAGTAAAAAGGATTATAGACATTTCAACATAAAAACTGTAGATGGGCCAGATGATTTCGCTTCGATGGAAGAAGTTGTCTACAGGAGGTATCGGCGGTTGTTAGAAGAAGATGAATCGCTACCTCAACTTATAATCATAGACGGTGGTAAAGGACAATTATCTTCGGCCCTAAAAAGTTTAGAAATTCTTGGACTTCGCAAAAAAATCGCGATTATCGGCATAGCGAAGCGTTTAGAAGAATTATTCTATCCAGATGATCCAATTCCCTTATATTTAGATAAAAAGAGCGAAACCTTAAAGATAATCCAACAACTTAGAAACGAGGCGCACCGTTTTGGGATTGAGCATCATAGAAACAGAAGGAGCAAGGGGGCTTTAAGAAATGAGTTGGAAGAAATCCCAGGGATTGGAGAACAGACAGTGGTCGCATTAATGAAGAAATTTAAATCGGTAAAGCGAGTAAAGAATGCCAAGATTTCGGAGTTAGAAGAGGTTGTCGGCTTATCGAGAGCAAAAAAGATTGAAGCGTTTTACGCAGAAAAATGA
- a CDS encoding signal peptidase II — MSLRKSVALVLIVLLIDQISKFYIKTHFALNESHQVFSWFQILFVENDGMAWGTKISDFVSFIDDRTAKLVLTIFRIFAVIGIGFWLISAIKKHRNYLLILAISLVFAGALGNIIDSVFYGMFFNDSYGQVATFLPEDGGYDSIFFGKVVDMLHFPIWQGFLPEWIPVIGGNHFTFFDPVFNIADMAISTGIGIFIFFNKKVFGERNEHEKNEEEVPTF, encoded by the coding sequence ATGTCCTTACGGAAATCTGTCGCCCTTGTCCTTATAGTCTTATTGATTGATCAGATAAGTAAGTTTTACATAAAAACCCATTTTGCCTTAAATGAAAGTCATCAGGTATTTAGCTGGTTTCAAATTCTTTTTGTTGAAAATGATGGTATGGCCTGGGGGACTAAAATCAGTGATTTTGTAAGTTTTATAGATGACAGGACCGCCAAGTTAGTTCTCACCATCTTTAGGATATTTGCGGTTATCGGGATTGGATTTTGGCTAATTTCGGCAATCAAAAAACACAGAAACTATTTACTGATATTAGCGATTTCCCTGGTTTTTGCAGGAGCTTTAGGAAATATTATAGATTCGGTTTTCTACGGAATGTTCTTTAATGATAGTTACGGCCAGGTCGCAACATTTTTACCTGAAGACGGCGGATATGATTCTATATTTTTTGGGAAAGTTGTAGACATGCTGCATTTTCCTATTTGGCAAGGGTTTCTTCCAGAGTGGATACCTGTAATAGGCGGAAATCATTTTACATTCTTCGATCCAGTGTTTAATATTGCAGATATGGCAATTAGCACTGGTATCGGAATTTTTATATTCTTCAATAAAAAAGTTTTCGGTGAGAGAAATGAGCATGAAAAGAATGAAGAAGAAGTTCCAACTTTCTAG
- a CDS encoding ribosomal protein S6--L-glutamate ligase: MNIVVLSRDSNLYSTERLVVEGRKRNHMVEVIDPLKCDIIIEKEKPTIYYRDRYLDYVDAVIPRIGASITFYGCAVVRQFEMMNVFTIASSDAIQRSRDKLRSLQRMSKAGIGMPKTVFTNYSRDVAEVVNQVGGTPVIIKLLEGTQGLGVVLAETRNAAESVLEAFNGLQARVIVQEFIKESNGSDLRALIVDGQVVGAMKRQSNNGEFKSSFNRGRSAEIFKLNHDQLALAMNAAKVLKLPVCGVDMLQSARGPLLLEVNSTPGLEGIETATGRNIAKSIITYIERNRHLG; the protein is encoded by the coding sequence ATGAATATAGTTGTATTATCGAGGGATTCTAATCTATATTCTACCGAGCGTTTAGTCGTAGAAGGAAGAAAGAGAAATCACATGGTAGAGGTCATAGACCCATTAAAATGTGATATTATTATAGAAAAGGAAAAACCCACTATCTATTATCGAGATCGTTATCTAGACTATGTTGATGCAGTTATACCAAGGATTGGCGCTTCGATAACATTTTATGGTTGCGCGGTAGTTAGGCAGTTCGAGATGATGAATGTTTTTACCATCGCATCATCGGACGCCATACAGCGCTCTAGAGATAAATTAAGAAGTTTGCAGCGGATGAGCAAAGCTGGGATTGGAATGCCGAAAACTGTATTTACCAATTACTCTCGCGATGTGGCAGAAGTTGTAAACCAAGTTGGTGGCACTCCGGTAATTATTAAATTGCTAGAGGGCACCCAAGGTCTTGGAGTTGTTCTTGCAGAAACCAGAAATGCGGCCGAATCGGTTTTAGAAGCTTTTAATGGATTACAGGCAAGAGTGATTGTGCAAGAATTTATTAAAGAATCTAACGGCAGCGATTTACGCGCATTGATTGTAGATGGTCAAGTTGTAGGAGCAATGAAAAGACAAAGCAACAATGGCGAGTTTAAGTCTAGCTTTAATCGTGGTAGAAGCGCAGAAATTTTTAAATTGAATCATGACCAATTGGCCTTGGCGATGAATGCAGCAAAAGTTTTAAAACTGCCGGTATGTGGGGTTGATATGCTTCAATCTGCACGAGGTCCATTGTTATTAGAAGTTAATTCTACTCCGGGTTTGGAAGGAATAGAAACCGCCACCGGAAGAAATATTGCTAAAAGTATTATCACTTATATTGAAAGAAATAGACACCTAGGATGA